Proteins encoded together in one Lachnospiraceae bacterium JLR.KK008 window:
- a CDS encoding cyclase family protein, translated as MYKLWEALKEAKNYRWVELSHSLNNESPYWAGIPEGAVELGTTCYDWGNEMLDCLIQTFKFPGQFGTHIDFPGHFIKERELSEKYGVKDLVFPLCVIDVTEKVKEDVHYAVTADDIRAYEQKYGAIPDGAFVALYTGWAEKWPDMDAMSGTDADGGEHFPGWSLEALKYIYEERNAAANGHETLDTDASEVAAAAGDLACERYVLDQGKLQVEVLCNLDQVAPAGAVVIVSYPRIEGATGLPARVWAITE; from the coding sequence ATGTATAAACTGTGGGAAGCGTTAAAGGAAGCAAAGAATTATCGATGGGTGGAGCTCTCTCATTCCCTGAATAACGAAAGTCCTTACTGGGCCGGTATTCCGGAAGGAGCAGTAGAGCTGGGAACGACCTGCTATGACTGGGGTAACGAAATGCTTGACTGTCTGATTCAGACATTCAAGTTTCCGGGACAGTTTGGTACGCATATCGACTTTCCGGGACATTTTATCAAAGAGCGGGAATTGTCTGAAAAATATGGAGTAAAGGATCTTGTCTTTCCTCTCTGCGTTATCGATGTGACAGAGAAAGTGAAAGAGGATGTTCATTATGCGGTGACGGCGGATGACATCAGAGCGTATGAGCAGAAATACGGCGCGATCCCGGACGGTGCGTTTGTGGCGCTCTACACCGGATGGGCAGAGAAGTGGCCCGATATGGATGCGATGTCGGGCACGGATGCAGACGGCGGAGAGCATTTCCCGGGCTGGTCTCTGGAGGCATTAAAATATATTTATGAAGAGAGAAACGCGGCTGCCAACGGGCATGAGACACTCGATACGGACGCCTCGGAGGTGGCGGCGGCAGCCGGTGATCTGGCCTGCGAGCGCTATGTACTCGATCAGGGAAAACTGCAGGTGGAAGTGCTCTGCAATCTGGATCAGGTAGCGCCTGCCGGTGCAGTGGTGATCGTGTCTTATCCCCGGATCGAAGGGGCCACAGGACTGCCGGCCAGGGTATGGGCAATTACGGAATAA
- a CDS encoding DUF554 domain-containing protein: MSGTIFNTMTILIGSIAGSLLRKSISEKQQKVLFDAMGLAAAGIGINAIVNNMPDSKYPVLFIASLAIGSLLGNAFDFDSKFQKLVSRTGDAGLGQGLSTAILLFCIGTLSILGPIESALRGDNTYLYTNGTLDLVTSMVLASTYGIGIAAAAVVLFLWQGSIYLCAGFLQGFISPEFMTELSIVGGFLIAASGINILKIKEFKTMNMLPALLVPAAFFLIRSFI; encoded by the coding sequence ATGTCAGGAACGATCTTCAATACTATGACTATTCTCATCGGCAGCATTGCCGGCAGTCTGCTGCGAAAGAGCATCAGCGAGAAACAGCAGAAAGTACTGTTTGATGCCATGGGACTTGCTGCCGCCGGCATCGGCATCAATGCGATTGTCAACAATATGCCGGACAGCAAATATCCGGTACTGTTCATTGCCAGTCTGGCCATCGGCAGCCTGCTCGGAAACGCATTTGACTTTGACAGCAAGTTCCAAAAGCTGGTCAGCCGCACGGGAGACGCCGGACTCGGACAGGGGCTTTCCACCGCTATCTTACTCTTCTGTATCGGCACACTCTCGATTCTCGGACCGATCGAAAGCGCTCTCAGAGGGGACAATACCTATCTGTATACAAACGGCACCCTTGATCTTGTCACCTCCATGGTGCTGGCTTCCACCTATGGCATCGGTATCGCTGCCGCCGCTGTTGTTCTCTTTCTGTGGCAGGGCTCTATCTACCTGTGCGCCGGCTTTCTGCAGGGATTTATCTCTCCTGAGTTTATGACCGAATTGTCCATCGTCGGTGGTTTCCTGATCGCCGCCTCCGGCATTAACATATTGAAAATCAAGGAGTTCAAGACAATGAATATGCTGCCGGCACTTCTTGTACCGGCAGCATTTTTTCTCATTCGGTCTTTTATTTGA
- a CDS encoding cupin domain-containing protein, with the protein METKTETIEKMRGGLGHTVIRHILGKENLNDKCRMYAEVTLRPGCSIGYHEHHGESETYYILSGTGVYDDNGDRQVVRPGDVTFTSDGKGHSMTNEGGEDLVFMALILLD; encoded by the coding sequence ATGGAAACAAAAACGGAAACGATTGAAAAAATGAGAGGCGGATTGGGGCATACTGTTATCAGACATATTCTGGGGAAAGAGAATTTGAATGATAAATGCCGGATGTATGCCGAGGTGACGCTCCGGCCCGGATGCAGCATCGGTTATCACGAACATCATGGGGAGAGTGAGACCTATTATATTCTTTCCGGAACCGGAGTCTATGATGATAACGGTGACAGGCAGGTGGTAAGGCCGGGTGACGTGACCTTTACATCGGACGGAAAGGGTCACAGTATGACCAATGAAGGCGGCGAAGACCTCGTATTTATGGCGTTGATTCTGCTGGACTGA
- a CDS encoding flagellar biosynthesis anti-sigma factor FlgM: protein MRIEAYTQVQQIYQTKKAVKAGNTAKSNASDQLQISGIGKDIQTAKQAITNASDIREDMTAPLKSSIQSGNYQVSEESFAAKLLEKYNEMR from the coding sequence ATGCGTATTGAAGCATATACACAGGTACAGCAGATCTATCAGACCAAGAAGGCTGTAAAAGCAGGGAACACAGCAAAGAGCAACGCTTCTGATCAGTTGCAGATCTCCGGAATCGGGAAGGATATACAGACGGCGAAACAGGCGATCACAAATGCGTCCGACATCAGGGAAGATATGACAGCACCGCTGAAGAGTTCGATTCAGAGCGGCAATTATCAGGTAAGCGAGGAGAGCTTTGCAGCAAAGCTTTTAGAAAAATATAATGAAATGAGGTAA
- a CDS encoding flagellar protein FlgN codes for MASLIENLISVLEQENSEYEILLELSRKKTPVIVRGDIPRLQEITDEEQNVIDRIHHLEVKREEHIRDIANVINRDVGELKLENLIQLLGKSPEDQKKLSEIHEKLRVTLSQMQNINAQNRELLTGALEMVEFDLNLLQSLRRAPETANYNKGAYSAGSVIGTYAGGFDAKQ; via the coding sequence GTGGCAAGTCTGATTGAGAATTTAATTTCGGTTTTGGAACAGGAAAATTCAGAATACGAGATCTTGCTGGAGTTATCAAGAAAAAAAACACCTGTGATCGTGAGAGGAGATATTCCACGGCTGCAGGAAATCACGGACGAGGAACAGAACGTTATCGACAGGATTCATCATCTCGAAGTCAAACGGGAAGAGCATATCCGGGATATCGCCAATGTTATCAACAGGGATGTTGGAGAGTTAAAACTGGAAAACCTGATTCAGCTTCTTGGAAAGAGCCCCGAAGATCAGAAGAAGCTTTCGGAGATCCATGAAAAGCTCCGTGTCACACTCTCTCAGATGCAGAATATCAATGCACAGAACAGGGAGCTGCTGACCGGAGCGCTGGAGATGGTAGAGTTTGACCTGAATTTGCTTCAGTCTCTGCGCAGGGCGCCGGAGACAGCCAATTACAATAAGGGCGCTTACAGCGCAGGCAGTGTGATTGGCACTTATGCAGGCGGGTTTGACGCCAAACAATAA
- the flgK gene encoding flagellar hook-associated protein FlgK codes for MSLMSSLYVGQSGLQTSQNALNSTAHNMSNLDTTGFTRQQVLQGNKEYNTIANAAVSKQQVGLGVTYSKVRQVRDVFLDQAYRRESGRSMFYTTSYQCMSEVETILGELYGATFDNSMEDFQRAIDELAKTPTDSVVQGLVIQRAASFLESAQAVYKGLSDYQNNLNLQIKNNIGKINDYGKKLSELNRQIVKIEAGGVEKANDLRDARNQILDELGGMASIKYKEDMYGNVSVQIEGHDFVNRDIVFEIGLDEDAQTGFVTPFWISDATYTVGSNGKKIYNIEAAKVFNLQQTISSQFNTDVGGVKAMLYARGDKRANYTDLQDAKTYNRDISQSIVMNIQAEFDQLIHTVATELNRILADAADTNTGYLCEKVMVNGEETWQPIQLFEKKVTDGYRYDSDSKEWVYNEEDPKRTETLYSAMNLVINPSLVKEPTKLNLMRPDKKEDYETAAKLAEAFQTEEGRPYLNPNVRTKANFMDYYSDLVSQIANSGSVFHDIATSQSDTLEATCAAREQIVGVSSDEELTNMIKFQNAYNASSRYINVISEMLEHLISSLAR; via the coding sequence ATGTCGTTAATGAGTAGCTTATATGTGGGACAGTCCGGATTACAGACAAGTCAGAATGCATTAAATTCAACAGCTCATAATATGTCCAATCTGGACACGACAGGCTTTACGCGGCAGCAGGTACTTCAGGGAAACAAGGAGTACAATACGATCGCGAACGCCGCTGTCTCAAAACAGCAGGTAGGTCTGGGCGTTACTTATTCCAAAGTAAGACAGGTAAGAGATGTATTTTTAGATCAGGCATATCGGAGAGAGTCCGGCAGAAGTATGTTCTATACGACTTCGTATCAGTGTATGTCAGAGGTAGAGACGATACTGGGCGAACTGTATGGAGCTACGTTTGATAATTCCATGGAAGATTTCCAGCGGGCAATTGATGAGCTGGCCAAGACGCCGACGGACTCTGTTGTGCAGGGGCTTGTGATCCAGCGTGCCGCTTCTTTTCTGGAGAGTGCACAGGCGGTGTATAAAGGCCTTAGCGATTATCAGAACAATCTGAATCTGCAGATCAAAAACAACATCGGCAAGATCAATGACTACGGTAAAAAACTAAGTGAGCTGAACCGCCAGATCGTCAAGATTGAGGCCGGCGGTGTTGAGAAAGCCAACGACTTGCGCGATGCCAGAAACCAGATCCTTGATGAGCTGGGCGGTATGGCGAGCATTAAATATAAAGAAGATATGTACGGCAATGTGAGCGTGCAGATCGAAGGACATGATTTTGTCAACAGAGATATTGTGTTTGAGATTGGGCTGGATGAAGATGCCCAGACCGGTTTTGTCACACCGTTCTGGATCTCGGACGCAACTTATACAGTCGGAAGTAACGGAAAGAAAATATATAATATTGAAGCTGCAAAAGTGTTTAACCTTCAGCAGACGATTTCCTCACAGTTTAATACGGACGTCGGAGGCGTCAAGGCAATGCTTTATGCGAGGGGAGATAAGCGTGCCAACTATACTGATTTGCAGGATGCGAAGACGTATAACAGAGACATCTCCCAGTCTATTGTCATGAATATTCAGGCAGAGTTCGACCAGCTGATTCACACGGTGGCGACAGAGCTTAACCGGATTCTGGCAGATGCGGCAGACACGAATACCGGCTATCTGTGTGAGAAGGTGATGGTAAACGGGGAAGAGACATGGCAGCCCATACAGCTGTTTGAGAAAAAGGTGACGGACGGCTACCGTTATGATTCTGACAGCAAAGAGTGGGTATACAATGAGGAAGATCCAAAGAGGACGGAAACACTGTATTCGGCGATGAATCTGGTTATCAATCCGAGTCTGGTAAAAGAGCCGACGAAGCTGAATCTGATGCGTCCTGACAAGAAAGAAGATTATGAGACGGCTGCCAAGCTGGCGGAAGCATTTCAGACAGAGGAAGGGCGGCCCTATCTGAATCCGAATGTGCGGACAAAAGCCAATTTTATGGATTATTATTCGGATCTGGTTTCACAGATCGCTAACAGCGGTTCGGTTTTTCACGATATTGCCACGAGCCAGTCTGACACACTGGAGGCTACCTGTGCGGCGAGAGAACAGATCGTAGGTGTTTCCTCCGATGAGGAACTGACGAATATGATCAAATTTCAGAACGCATACAATGCGTCCAGCCGCTATATCAATGTCATCAGCGAGATGTTGGAACATCTGATCAGCAGTCTTGCCAGATAA
- the flgK gene encoding flagellar hook-associated protein FlgK — protein sequence MPSTFFGLNTAYLGLTAANASLNTTSNNISNVDTEGYSRQHTVQQATDALRTFTTYGCAGAGVDVLAIERYRDQFYDVKYWENNSSLGEYKTKQYYMKQIENYFMDDGDEEEGGLKGFSTIFDNMYDALAEIKKQSGTDEVRRDFLGKAEELTEYFNSMAANLQKMQKDVNSEIKISVDQINSLAQKIVTINKQINVIEMAGGNANELRDQRALMIDELSEIVDVETEEQLVEDPNNPGRYTGATRFIVRIAGRQTLVDDQFSNTLNCVARSRYEKVNQSDADGLYDIVWSNGNKFSLRNASMGGKLKGLADLRDGNNGEYFHGTVSNADVRTDPVTGTKNTVVTVDVDAAYLKDINKCTLPDNGGKIMLGSQEYYFDSWTMKYNEATDSYSYEFVLSDKSKNENTSVSGLRGKDASVGTRVDYQGIPYYMEQMNEWVRCYAKAFNDIMTQEGAIDNYGNKADRLFLANMPTDAKQFTFGKWGEDSYKNSYTLSCNEDSYYRLTAFNFAVSDKMLDDPNLIATHRGNADEESKYDIVDDLIDLKTNVDRMKFRGSSSGQFLQCILSDISLNAKRANDFNDNYTYISKSIQTQRLSISGVDEDEEAVSLVKYQNAYTLASKMIQTLTEVYDRLILETGV from the coding sequence ATGCCATCTACATTTTTTGGATTGAATACAGCTTATCTTGGACTGACAGCAGCCAATGCCTCCCTGAATACGACGAGTAATAATATTTCCAACGTAGATACGGAAGGGTACAGCAGGCAGCATACGGTGCAGCAGGCGACAGACGCACTCCGCACTTTCACAACATACGGATGTGCGGGCGCCGGCGTGGATGTGCTTGCCATTGAGCGTTACCGGGATCAGTTTTATGATGTGAAATATTGGGAGAATAACTCCAGCCTGGGTGAGTATAAGACAAAGCAGTATTATATGAAACAGATTGAGAACTATTTTATGGATGACGGCGACGAGGAAGAGGGTGGACTGAAAGGGTTCAGTACGATCTTTGACAATATGTATGATGCGCTCGCTGAGATCAAGAAACAGTCGGGTACGGACGAGGTGAGAAGAGATTTCCTCGGAAAAGCGGAGGAGCTGACGGAGTACTTTAACTCGATGGCGGCAAATCTGCAGAAGATGCAGAAAGACGTCAACTCCGAGATCAAGATCAGCGTAGATCAGATCAATTCTCTCGCACAGAAGATCGTCACGATCAACAAACAGATCAATGTTATCGAGATGGCCGGTGGTAATGCAAATGAACTGCGGGATCAGCGTGCACTGATGATCGATGAGCTCTCCGAGATCGTGGATGTGGAGACGGAGGAGCAGCTTGTCGAGGATCCTAACAATCCGGGCAGATATACGGGCGCAACCCGCTTTATCGTCAGGATTGCCGGTCGGCAGACACTGGTTGACGACCAGTTTTCCAATACGCTCAACTGTGTTGCCAGAAGCCGCTATGAGAAAGTAAATCAGTCTGATGCGGACGGTCTCTATGACATCGTCTGGTCGAACGGCAATAAATTCAGTCTGCGTAACGCCAGCATGGGCGGCAAGCTCAAAGGCCTGGCAGATCTGCGGGACGGTAACAACGGAGAATACTTCCACGGCACGGTATCCAACGCGGATGTGCGCACCGATCCGGTGACAGGGACGAAAAACACGGTTGTCACGGTGGATGTGGATGCCGCTTATTTAAAAGATATTAACAAGTGTACCCTGCCGGATAACGGCGGCAAGATCATGCTCGGAAGCCAGGAATATTATTTTGATTCGTGGACGATGAAGTACAATGAGGCAACAGATTCGTATTCTTATGAGTTTGTTCTCAGCGATAAGTCAAAAAATGAGAATACGAGTGTGAGCGGTCTGCGCGGCAAGGATGCGTCAGTCGGAACGAGAGTCGACTATCAGGGGATTCCTTATTATATGGAGCAGATGAACGAGTGGGTTCGCTGCTATGCCAAGGCATTCAACGATATTATGACACAGGAAGGTGCTATCGACAATTATGGAAATAAGGCCGATCGTCTGTTCCTGGCAAATATGCCTACCGATGCCAAACAGTTTACGTTTGGAAAATGGGGAGAGGACAGCTACAAGAACAGCTATACGCTGAGCTGCAACGAAGACAGCTACTACCGTCTGACGGCGTTTAACTTTGCCGTATCGGACAAAATGCTGGATGATCCGAATCTGATTGCCACCCACAGAGGCAACGCAGATGAAGAAAGTAAATACGACATTGTCGACGATCTGATTGATCTGAAGACGAATGTGGATCGGATGAAATTCCGGGGCAGCTCTTCCGGCCAGTTCCTGCAGTGTATTTTGTCTGATATTTCGCTCAATGCCAAACGTGCGAATGATTTTAACGATAACTATACTTATATTTCCAAAAGTATCCAGACGCAGAGACTCTCGATCTCCGGTGTGGATGAGGACGAAGAGGCGGTTAGTCTTGTCAAATATCAGAATGCTTATACACTGGCATCGAAGATGATCCAGACGCTGACAGAAGTGTATGACAGACTTATACTTGAGACCGGCGTATAA
- a CDS encoding flagellar assembly protein FliW, with amino-acid sequence MRINTKIFGEVEIDDDKIIRFVNGIVGFPELKEFALMHDAEKPGGSSVRWLQSLQEPAFAMPVMDPLLVMPDYNPEVEDEILKPIGELDGEQMLVLVTLTVPSDIKKMSVNLKAPIVVHTESRKACQVIVDDEKYSVKYPIYEILQAAKKAGE; translated from the coding sequence ATGAGAATAAATACGAAGATCTTTGGAGAAGTTGAAATCGACGATGATAAAATCATCCGTTTCGTCAATGGGATCGTAGGATTTCCGGAGCTGAAGGAGTTCGCTCTGATGCACGATGCGGAAAAACCGGGCGGCAGCTCCGTCAGATGGCTGCAGTCATTGCAGGAGCCCGCGTTCGCCATGCCGGTTATGGACCCTTTGCTCGTGATGCCGGACTATAATCCGGAGGTCGAGGATGAGATCTTAAAGCCGATCGGTGAGCTGGACGGGGAGCAGATGCTTGTGCTTGTAACACTGACTGTACCTTCCGACATTAAAAAGATGAGTGTGAACCTGAAAGCGCCTATCGTCGTACATACGGAATCGAGAAAAGCATGTCAGGTGATCGTGGACGACGAGAAATATTCCGTAAAATATCCAATCTACGAAATATTGCAGGCAGCGAAGAAGGCAGGTGAATGA
- the csrA gene encoding carbon storage regulator CsrA produces the protein MLALSRKKNEALVVNNNIEITVLEIKGEQVKLGISAPREVPVYRKEVYMQIQEANKEAMDTEGLENLKNLLG, from the coding sequence ATGCTGGCATTATCGAGAAAAAAGAATGAGGCATTGGTCGTAAACAACAATATAGAGATCACGGTTCTGGAGATCAAAGGCGAGCAGGTAAAGCTGGGGATTTCCGCACCGAGAGAAGTGCCGGTATATAGAAAAGAAGTGTATATGCAGATCCAGGAGGCCAATAAAGAGGCGATGGACACGGAAGGACTGGAAAATCTGAAAAATCTGCTTGGATAG
- a CDS encoding flagellar protein FlaG, giving the protein MNIEPVNSAMTFQAQTKPVEKAAPVNMDVAVASIDKPVDATTMVVKSAGEADGQGNQGAGGKEQQPQDSMKKMVDQLNKQMSNSEAVFGIHEGTNRVTIKIVDKKTKEVLKEYPPEKTLDIIAKVWEMAGILVDEKL; this is encoded by the coding sequence ATGAACATTGAACCAGTAAACAGTGCAATGACGTTTCAGGCGCAGACAAAACCAGTAGAAAAGGCAGCCCCGGTAAACATGGATGTGGCCGTGGCTAGTATTGACAAGCCGGTAGATGCTACGACAATGGTTGTGAAAAGTGCGGGAGAGGCAGACGGACAGGGTAATCAGGGGGCAGGCGGTAAAGAGCAGCAGCCTCAGGATTCCATGAAAAAAATGGTAGATCAGCTCAACAAACAGATGAGCAATTCTGAAGCTGTTTTCGGTATTCATGAAGGTACGAATCGGGTCACGATTAAGATCGTGGATAAAAAGACAAAAGAAGTGCTGAAAGAGTACCCACCGGAAAAAACGCTTGATATCATCGCGAAAGTATGGGAAATGGCAGGCATTCTCGTAGACGAGAAGCTATAG
- the fliD gene encoding flagellar filament capping protein FliD, with the protein MAMRISGIASGLDTDSMVQELVKASSKKKEDLEKAQTKLGWQQEVWKEFNTKVYNFYNNQLTNMMLESSFNKKKTTVSDSNIASVIAGTDTANGTQTLAVKQLAKTGSLTGGKLSDDKSVTGSTTLAELIKKNGGTLSDTAEISFRVMNGGKETTISLSGKSTINDVMEALRGTGLTANFDETNQRIFINAGGSGAENDFTITGSNVEGLTALSSMGLLNKSDFEPGSAAYENYQYWGEAFDNVGGTYQLNEAKFQEKLKETTAKEAADMLKELDTYKSEVQRLREERTKLTSEKDKVQNLKDSEEAQKKLADAANVLRDYYQSVIDDYDTNGAASGVSAEELQAARDGRMKAVEAYTVAESAAKSMGLVVPPTTASYDLASKVEQESRAYAAAANMALHDPALLSGASSNSVRVQGQDAIISLNGADFTSDSNHFTINGLNITANAVSAITGKDADGNNVYAESTISTSDDVDGIYDMVKNFFKEYNALIKEMDTLYNAKTAKGYEPLTDDEKDAMSDTEVEKWETKIKDSLLRRDSDLGTLIQTFKTAMLGSVTIDGKKYSLSNFGINTLGYFKSGDNEKGVFHIDGDKDDTNTSGEEDKLKAAIASDPETVKKFFTELIGGLQKQVNGIMQRTDYRSIYNVYDNKRMQVEYDEYTEKIKKQEKKLQALEDRYYKQFTTMETAMSKLNSQQSYISSLFGN; encoded by the coding sequence ATGGCAATGAGAATTTCCGGAATTGCATCCGGCTTGGATACAGACAGTATGGTTCAGGAGCTTGTAAAGGCTTCCAGTAAGAAGAAGGAAGACCTTGAAAAAGCGCAAACCAAGCTGGGCTGGCAGCAGGAAGTATGGAAAGAGTTTAATACCAAAGTATATAATTTCTATAATAATCAGCTGACGAACATGATGCTGGAGAGTTCGTTCAACAAAAAGAAGACGACAGTATCGGATTCCAATATTGCCAGCGTAATCGCAGGCACTGATACAGCTAACGGCACACAGACGCTGGCTGTCAAGCAGCTTGCCAAAACCGGCTCTCTGACCGGCGGTAAACTGAGCGATGACAAGAGTGTGACAGGAAGCACGACGCTGGCGGAACTGATTAAGAAAAATGGCGGTACGCTGAGCGATACGGCAGAGATTTCATTCCGGGTCATGAACGGCGGAAAAGAGACAACGATCAGTCTGAGTGGAAAGTCCACGATCAATGATGTGATGGAAGCGCTGCGGGGTACAGGTCTTACCGCAAACTTTGATGAGACGAATCAGCGTATCTTCATCAACGCCGGCGGCAGTGGAGCTGAAAACGACTTTACGATCACCGGAAGCAATGTGGAAGGTCTTACGGCGCTGTCCAGTATGGGACTCCTGAACAAGAGTGATTTTGAGCCGGGAAGCGCTGCCTATGAAAACTATCAATACTGGGGCGAGGCATTTGACAACGTTGGCGGTACTTATCAGCTCAATGAAGCCAAATTCCAGGAGAAATTAAAAGAGACGACGGCAAAAGAAGCAGCCGATATGCTCAAAGAGCTTGACACTTACAAGTCCGAGGTTCAGCGTCTGCGGGAAGAGCGGACGAAACTGACCAGCGAAAAAGACAAGGTTCAAAACCTTAAGGATTCCGAGGAAGCGCAGAAGAAACTGGCGGATGCAGCCAATGTACTGCGGGATTACTATCAGTCCGTTATCGACGATTACGATACGAACGGTGCGGCCAGCGGCGTTTCCGCGGAAGAACTGCAAGCGGCAAGAGATGGCCGGATGAAAGCGGTAGAGGCTTACACGGTGGCTGAGTCCGCAGCAAAGAGTATGGGACTTGTAGTGCCGCCTACGACAGCATCTTACGATCTTGCGTCTAAAGTAGAACAGGAGAGCAGAGCATATGCGGCGGCAGCGAATATGGCGCTTCATGACCCGGCTCTGCTTAGCGGTGCAAGTAGCAATTCTGTTCGTGTACAGGGGCAGGATGCGATTATTTCGCTGAATGGTGCGGATTTTACTTCCGACAGCAATCATTTTACAATCAATGGCCTGAACATCACGGCCAATGCCGTGAGCGCGATTACCGGGAAGGATGCGGACGGCAATAATGTTTATGCTGAAAGCACGATCAGTACGTCGGACGATGTGGACGGCATCTATGATATGGTCAAGAATTTCTTCAAAGAATATAATGCTCTGATCAAAGAGATGGATACTCTGTATAATGCCAAGACTGCCAAAGGGTATGAACCGCTGACAGACGATGAAAAAGACGCCATGTCTGATACGGAGGTTGAAAAGTGGGAGACAAAGATTAAAGATTCGCTCCTTCGCCGGGATTCCGACCTTGGTACATTGATCCAGACATTCAAGACGGCAATGCTTGGCAGTGTCACAATCGACGGCAAGAAATACAGTCTCTCGAATTTCGGAATCAATACGCTGGGTTATTTTAAGTCGGGCGACAATGAAAAAGGTGTCTTCCATATTGATGGAGATAAAGATGACACGAATACTTCCGGTGAGGAAGATAAACTGAAAGCCGCCATTGCAAGCGATCCGGAGACTGTGAAGAAGTTTTTCACAGAGCTGATCGGAGGTTTGCAGAAACAGGTAAACGGCATCATGCAGCGTACCGACTACCGCAGCATTTATAATGTGTATGATAATAAGCGGATGCAGGTAGAGTATGATGAGTATACAGAGAAGATCAAGAAACAGGAGAAGAAGCTGCAGGCTCTCGAAGACAGATATTATAAGCAGTTTACGACGATGGAGACTGCAATGTCGAAGCTGAACTCTCAGCAGAGCTATATCAGCAGCCTGTTCGGCAATTAA
- the fliS gene encoding flagellar export chaperone FliS — protein MPLPNAYAAYNKNKVLTASPAELTLMLYEGAIKFCNIAIAGIENKDIEKAHVNIVKTEKIIQEFLRTLDEKYPVYKDFENVYNYLMRRLQEANIHKDKEILEEVLTHLRSMRDTWKEVMQQGRAHEPQ, from the coding sequence ATGCCATTACCCAACGCATACGCAGCCTATAACAAAAACAAAGTTCTGACGGCATCCCCTGCGGAACTGACGCTTATGCTGTATGAGGGGGCGATCAAGTTCTGCAACATTGCGATCGCTGGGATCGAAAACAAGGACATTGAGAAAGCGCATGTGAATATTGTAAAGACGGAGAAAATCATACAGGAGTTTCTTCGCACACTGGATGAAAAATATCCGGTATACAAAGATTTTGAAAACGTGTATAATTATCTGATGAGGAGGCTGCAGGAGGCGAATATCCATAAGGATAAAGAGATTCTGGAAGAAGTGCTGACTCATCTGAGAAGTATGAGAGATACATGGAAAGAGGTAATGCAACAGGGCCGTGCTCATGAGCCCCAATAA
- a CDS encoding flagellar protein FliT, which translates to MSEIRQYVEILLESLEKKLGLLQKIMAENKKQEDVLKNNRDIEIFDSTVTAKEQLIHDLESLDSGFEKVYDRIKEELQESKETYRTQIIRMQELISEITDLSVQIQTSEQRNKNLVDNYFSYARGKIRQAKKSVRAANDYYKSMSRTNYTDSYLMDRKK; encoded by the coding sequence ATGTCAGAGATCAGACAATATGTGGAAATTCTGTTGGAAAGCCTGGAGAAGAAGCTGGGGCTGTTACAGAAGATAATGGCAGAAAACAAAAAACAGGAAGATGTCTTAAAAAATAACCGTGACATAGAGATTTTTGACAGCACTGTCACCGCGAAAGAGCAGTTGATCCATGATCTGGAAAGTCTGGACAGTGGATTCGAGAAAGTGTATGACAGGATCAAAGAGGAACTGCAGGAATCAAAAGAGACTTACCGTACGCAGATTATCCGTATGCAGGAGCTTATTTCCGAGATCACGGACTTGAGTGTACAGATACAGACATCGGAGCAGAGAAACAAAAATCTGGTGGACAATTATTTTTCCTATGCGAGGGGCAAGATCAGACAGGCAAAGAAAAGTGTCCGCGCGGCCAATGATTATTATAAAAGTATGAGCCGTACCAATTATACGGATTCTTATCTGATGGATCGAAAGAAATAA